In one window of Episyrphus balteatus chromosome 3, idEpiBalt1.1, whole genome shotgun sequence DNA:
- the LOC129914139 gene encoding protein C12orf4 homolog — MEETDTKIVNFIYKYKNYDDSDQEISQSITIPFKSCQQEIVSTIMNKMDPMMRYLDADILIKKELEEFLTKENQNFYDERDELLLQKVCNNEIDIEAIVKDTEKLYKEELIQFADRIGPSDEEIFAQSFHRLFRLDSSSLDVILAKEKQHAKAIADMVNQMDKEVDTLNARQQEEMESIINQLDISTTSEDVNNLLAQQYSTQNYIRKRYESELEAKRGHQKNEYREWITSQVSKIFLPSPQASLQMGNLSSMYISQMPSMEESFTIHLGSQLKHMHNIRILSADVTDLCSPLHSDENLNGLNMALGLYSSSLCGVVVLTPSVQAQANKNIVKNSNMSTEFHFDQIDKQLEQIEADTKELNGSNSSSPTKSSLKLKTGDFFITKHSNLSQSHVIFHLISDEPFNSPSEINSRHPVILGLRNILKTASRHDVTTLTIPALLRHEMSEDMTVQWCMRRAELVFKCAKGFMIESASWGGAELSTLQLLLPHDISEELFTTLAGMVPHVFRVTNPKIFVDGK; from the exons ATGGAAGAAACCgatacaaaaattgtaaattttatttacaaatataaaaattatgatGATTCCGATCAAGAAATCTCTCAAAGCATCACAATACCTTTTAAATCATGCCAACAAGAAATAGTTTCCACGATAATGAATAAAATGGATCCAATGATGCGTTATTTAGATGCAGACATTC TTATCAAAAAAGAATTGGAAGAATTTCtaacaaaagaaaatcaaaacttttACGACGAACGCGATGAgttacttttgcaaaaagtttgcAATAACGAAATCGATATCGAAGCCATTGTTAAAGATACCGAGAAGTTATACAAAGAGGAACTCATTCAATTTGCCGATCGTATTGGTCCCTCCGATGAGGAGATATTTGCTCAAAGTTTCCATCGTCTATTTCGACTTGATTCATCTTCTTTGGATGTGATTTTGgccaaagaaaaacaacatgCCAAGGCGATTGCCGATATGGTCAATCAAATGGACAAAGAAGTTGACACACTGAATGCACGTCAACAAGAAGAAATGGAATCGATAATAAACCAATTAGATATATCGACAACATCGGAAGATGTTAATAATCTTTTGGCTCAACAATATTCCACTCAGAATTACATTCGCAAACGTTATGAGTCTGAGTTGGAGGCCAAAAGAGGTCACCAGAAGAATGAGTATCGGGAATGGATAACGAGTCAAGTTAGTAAGATATTTTTACCTTCACCACAGGCTTCTTTACAGATGGGAAACCTGTCTTCGATGTACATATCCCAAATGCCTTCGATGGAAGAGAGTTTTACTATTCATTTGGGGTCTCAGTTAAAGCACATGCACAACATTCGAATATTAAGTGCAGATGTTACTGATCTGTGCAGTCCTCTCCATTCCGATGAAAA TTTAAATGGTCTTAATATGGCACTTGGTTTATATTCGAGTTCATTGTGTGGCGTTGTTGTTCTGACTCCTTCAGTTCAAGCACAGGCAAATAAAAACATTGTCAAGAACTCAAATATGTCGACTGAATTCCATTTTGATCAAATTGACAAACAATTGGAACAAATCGAAGCTGATACTAAAGAACTGAATGGATCCAATTCAAGCAGCCCCACCAAATCCAGTCTGAAGCTTAAGACGGGAGACTTTTTCATCACAAAGCACTCGAATCTCTCACAATCTCATGTAATCTTTCATTTGATCTCTGATGAACCGTTTAACAGCCCGAGTGAGATTAATTCCAGACATCCAGTTATATTGGGACTGCGTAATATCCTTAAAACGGCTAGTCGTCATGATGTAACAACACTAACTATCCCAGCTTTGCTCAGGCATGAAATGTCTGAA GATATGACAGTTCAATGGTGCATGAGAAGAGCTGAGCTTGTATTCAAGTGCGCTAAGGGATTTATGATTGAATCGGCTTCTTGGGGTGGAGCAGAATTAAG cacACTTCAACTATTATTACCACATGATATTTCAGAGGAACTATTTACAACACTTGCAGGAATGGTGCCGCATGTATTTCGAGTCACTAATCCAAAAATTTTCGTCGATGGTAAGTAA
- the LOC129914140 gene encoding chromosome transmission fidelity protein 8 homolog codes for MPILIKSAGEGGIEEWAIIEMQGDLVARDDEDIENLFVGDLYYNKFGQPIMIIGHHMLTGREQKIEKPYAVLEKTKTNEGVSLSDTTTTDAGEVSTLNATVDQTLLDTTAAIENKSAQRTEYKVRALVTKKLLFKSRPKPIIANVPDTV; via the exons AGCTGGTGAGGGAGGAATTGAAGAGTGGGCAATTATAGAGATGCAAGGTGATCTAGTAGCTCGTGACGATGAAGATATAGAAAATCTGTTTGTAGGAGATTTATATTACAATAAATTTGGTCAACCA ATAATGATAATTGGACATCATATGCTCACAGGAAgagaacaaaaaattgaaaaaccctATGCTGTTTTGGAAAAGACAAAAACCAATGAAGGTGTCAGTCTAAGTGATACTACGACAACAGATGCAGGAGAGGTGAGCACTTTAAATGCAACTGTTGATCAAACGTTGCTCGATACTACAGCTGCTATTGAAAATAAATCAGCTCAAAGAACAGAATATAAAGTTCGAGCACTCGTTACAAAGAAGCTACTTTTCAAATCACGTCCAAAACCTATTATTGCTAATGTTCCAGACACTGTCTGA
- the LOC129914919 gene encoding uncharacterized protein K02A2.6-like, producing MHKAIDSTALLSSDDPRPYANIQIGNTNVLGLLDSGASISCLGQGALEFLRENGIPYKEFTSEVNTAGGQKQAIIGSALVNVIYKGLEKEMRLFVVPTLEQKLYLGVDFWKLFNLAPQIISELNQIPKTQPTDPNFHELSPDQLVALEEAKALFPSYAVHGLGRTGLEEHHIDTGDAAPIKQRHYPVSPAVQKLLYEEVDRMFQLGVIEESDSAWSSPVVLVKKSNGKHRLCLDFRKVNSVTKKFAGPVPNIEGLLSRLSNSRFFSSVDLKDAFWQIPLEKSSREKTAFSVPGLPLLQFKVMPFGLCNAAQRMCKLIDKVVPHQYRENVFPYVDDLLIVTSTFDEHIRMLKIIAGRLTEAGLTINVEKSKFCFKELNYLGYVVGEGCLKTNSEKVSSIMEFPVPKTKRQVRRFLGLSGWYRRFVKDYSGIAAPITNTLKGSKFEFGPEAISAFNQLKEGSEHVVPDALSRVYAVDALCDVSLSEDLHQVVLHIDLDDLSFRSEEYVKLIETVRENENQLPDLQVSDGFVYKKVKHCTGNPVEDDMVWKLWVPSELTNSLILLAHEPPKAAHGGVAKTLYRLRDRFYWPSMAAEVKSFIASCDVCKVSKAPNTILRPKMGKAFIVERPYQHIFIDFLGPYPRSTKGNTYIIVCLDQLTKFVHVHPLRQANSENAIRFLEEQVFSVFGVPESLLSDNGKQFVSKEFSKFLLSYGVKHVRTAVYSPQANASERVNRSILSAIRSYLDKDQRHWDKHLPSIASALRTTVHSAIDMSPYEALFGQCKIEHGSDYKLLRSLKSVNNPEFSLLPLPSRMNMIHSHLKNSLEQAHRVYERTYNTRSKDVQFKVGDVVFKRNFVQSDAFKKVNAKLCPKFLKARVKSVRGNSLYELEDLAGNVLGVFHCKDIRV from the exons ATGCATAAAGCCATTGATTCTACCGCTTTGCTAAGTTCCGACGACCCCAGGCCTTATGCAAACATCCAAATAGGCAATACAAACGTTCTTGGCCTTTTAGACTCAGGAGCGTCCATAAGCTGTCTGGGGCAAGGCGCTTTGGAATTCCTTCGGGAAAATGGAATTCCCTACAAAGAGTTCACGTCGGAGGTAAACACAGCAGGTGGTCAGAAGCAGGCAATTATAGGCTCTGCTTTAGTAAATGTCATTTATAAGGGATTAGAAAAAGAAATGCGTTTATTCGTGGTCCCAACTTTGGAACAGAAACTCTACCTTGGGGTGGATTTTTGGAAGCTTTTCAATCTCGCTCCACAAATCATTTCGGAATTAAATCAGATCCCAAAGACCCAACCAACTGACCCGAATTTTCATGAATTGTCACCAGATCAGTTAGTAGCATTAGAGGAAGCGAAAGCATTGTTTCCATCTTATGCGGTACATGGCCTAGGACGGACTGGACTTGAGGAGCATCATATTGACACCGGTGATGCTGCACCAATTAAACAACGGCATTATCCCGTTTCTCCGGCGGTTCAAAAACTTCTCTATGAGGAGGTGGATCGCATGTTTCAACTTGGCGTGATTGAGGAAAGCGACAGTGCTTGGAGCTCTCCTGTTGTTCTAGTGAAGAAGTCAAACGGCAAACATAGACTCTGCCTAGACTTCAGGAAAGTCAATTCCGTCACGAAGAAATTTGCGGGTCCGGTTCCGAATATTGAAGGTTTGCTAAGTCGTCTTTCAAATTCACGTTTCTTTTCGAGCGTGGATTTGAAAGACGCCTTCTGGCAGATACCGTTGGAGAAAAGTTCAAGGGAGAAGACAGCATTTAGTGTTCCGGGGTTGCCTTTGCTTCAGTTCAAAGTCATGCCTTTTGGCTTATGCAACGCAGCACAGCGTATGTGTAAGTTGATCGACAAGGTTGTACCGCATCAGTATAGGGAAAATGTTTTCCCGTACGTTGATGATCTACTAATTGTGACTTCCACATTTGATGAGCATATTCGGATGCTAAAGATAATTGCGGGCCGTTTAACAGAGGCTGGACTTACTATTAACGTAGAGAAGTCCAAGTTCTGTTTTAAGGAACTCAATTATCTTGGCTATGTTGTTGGGGAGGGTTGCCTGAAAACAAATTCAGAAAAGGTTTCTTCTATTATGGAGTTCCCGGTTCCAAAAACAAAACGTCAGGTTAGAAGGTTTCTTGGATTGTCGGGTTGGTATAGGAGATTTGTAAAGGATTATTCAGGGATTGCTGCTCCTATTACCAACACGTTGAAGGGTTCGAAATTCGAGTTTGGTCCTGAAGCAATCAGTGCCTTCAATCAACTCAAAGAG GGTTCTGAGCACGTTGTTCCGGACGCGTTATCGCGAGTATACGCTGTTGATGCCCTTTGCGATGTTTCATTATCAGAAGATCTCCACCAGGTTGTCCTTCACATTGACCTTGATGACTTGAGTTTCAGGTCAGAGGAATATGTGAAGTTGATTGAGACAGTCAGAGAAAATGAAAACCAGCTTCCTGATCTTCAAGTATCTGATGGGTTTGTGTACAAAAAAGTCAAACACTGTACAGGCAACCCAGTCGAAGATGACATGGTGTGGAAGCTATGGGTTCCATCGGAATTAACCAATTCTTTAATCCTTCTTGCTCATGAACCACCTAAAGCCGCGCATGGTGGTGTTGCTAAAACTTTGTACCGTCTTCGTGATAGATTTTACTGGCCTAGTATGGCGGCAGAAGTAAAATCATTTATTGCAAGCTGTGACGTGTGCAAAGTTTCGAAGGCCCCTAACACAATTTTAAGGCCGAAAATGGGCAAAGCATTTATAGTTGAGAGGCCGTACCAGCATATCTTCATTGACTTCCTGGGACCGTACCCAAGGTCAACAAAAGGAAATACTTACATCATCGTCTGCTTGGACCAACTTACCAAGTTCGTTCATGTTCATCCTTTACGACAGGCGAACAGTGAAAATGCCATAAGGTTTTTGGAGGAACAAGTTTTCTCGGTATTTGGAGTGCCAGAGTCTTTGCTATCGGATAATGGTAAACAGTTTGTAAGCAAAGAGTTCTCCAAGTTTTTGCTCTCATATGGAGTAAAGCATGTAAGGACTGCAGTGTATTCGCCGCAGGCAAATGCTAGTGAGAGAGTGAATCGTTCAATCCTCAGTGCAATACGATCTTATTTAGATAAAGATCAAAGGCACTGGGATAAACATCTTCCCTCGATTGCTAGTGCTCTCCGAACGACGGTGCACTCAGCCATAGACATGTCTCCATATGAGGCATTATTTGGACAATGCAAAATAGAACATGGATCCGATTACAAACTACTGAGATCACTGAAGTCCGTCAATAATCCGGAGTTTTCGCTGTTGCCTTTGCCGTCAAGGATGAATATGATCCATAGCCACCTAAAGAACTCACTAGAACAAGCACATAGAGTATACGAACGCACTTACAACACGCGTAGTAAGGATGTGCAGTTCAAAGTGGGGGACGTTGTCTTCAAGCGAAACTTCGTTCAAAGCGATGCATTTAAGAAGGTAAATGCTAAGCTTTGTCCAAAATTTCTTAAAGCAAGGGTTAAGTCAGTGCGTGGTAATAGTTTATATGAATTGGAGGATTTAGCTGGCAATGTTTTAGGTGTATTCCACTGCAAGGATATTCGGGTTTAG